A region of Necator americanus strain Aroian chromosome I, whole genome shotgun sequence DNA encodes the following proteins:
- a CDS encoding hypothetical protein (NECATOR_CHRI.G3546.T2) — protein sequence MSEKDGWLSAVSKLFSSGQRPSNASPERRCFEMQEPPEECAVPKKDIISSNGSPSYGSGSKRGLRYLSPSVLDSSISKPSVSKPIPTEDIFTGSKTPSRKRLLAQDERPATAMDGLFFRDNPKRFRREHLGHSMLEDLSSRVFSDHFDSPWLDRTIGGSSSCVDFTHSPSSSNRSLIGRIGSNRSNSSSLSSKTKAILSHLERINTPARATRKLPVMRGSTVPSERWAPLHIGVAPPLIRSSATVPSRIQLLSTSLASQRKPYWRDITRKGQEKEKSSARKDVGEPSKETSVPVVHPLFDLEYGTANAVSSVSTKRGQEQSTSASLVKVQKQTEKNKDERKEKSNVFNACELIDEEMDGVDNDDSDELTFAPPTKATPSVGATDDVSFSFAAPIERLPGQNVSSHAMVGEKSGSESDGEESNCGESAGDQSSSTSDEEELPSSAKDVKTSRPPTAADSETSAAISSSITPVSSKDVSPQTKPESSWECPDCFITNKNVLVCAACGHNKDGSKTTKTLVSNISTFGKSVPTTGIQFGISAEKMSNGGFDQPSGTKPSDAAPAKASAPTFGSTEPAATSVAKTTDTDTSKTQEPNKERAAWECPDCMVQNKATDDKCVCCGHVKYKSGSEESSASSVFGNRAFKPAPSSGFSFGFGAGSNATTTAPVKFGFGTNTTKENSEVKASTGITSAAPAIAVDSKPASVISTQPVKETQPALLKTTSSPAFLTPVSKTEEPKAQTPAFTLGAGSSLFGAGAKPPLFGSSSTSMFSASSSTGSLLPFSSTTQAPTSQTPAVTASEAASTTTSAAFTFGATSATNAPKPFGLFEPKKDDTTLSSKAPTFGSGLVFGSVSNPQTQVSSSGTTAVSSSTEISAGASSTLSAGLFGAMPNKPLFPPFGTSVEAPKPLFGASSSSVTEPPKPSLFGASQVSSPPEATKPSLFGASASAPASKPLFGGMPAAPAANGGLNFNFGTNNAFSGFGAAASSTSAAAPSLSSNSSTTSLFGGAQTAPDTSKPFQFNATLPDTTFQFGQAPLAGPAPFQFGSSQPSAPAASSFGATGIAAPAAPSSNFAFTSSSTRKMVAARRRLPQRK from the exons ATGTCAGAGAAGGATGGTTGGCTTTCTGCTGTCAGCAAATTATTTTCTAGCG GTCAGCGTCCCTCCAACGCTTCTCCAGAAAGAAGGTGTTTCGAGATGCAGGAACCTCCGGAGGAATGCGCTGTTCCTAAGAAAGACATTATCTCATCGAATG GAAGCCCATCGTATGGTTCAGGTTCAAAACGAGGGCTTCGGTATCTTAGTCCCTCTGTGTTAGACAGCAGCATTTCCAAGCCAAGTGTGTCCAAACCTATTCCAACCGAAGACATTTTTACTGGCTCTAAAACTCCATCG CGCAAAAGATTGCTAGCACAAGATGAGCGTCCCGCTACGGCGATGGATGGGCTGTTCTTCCGTGATAATCCTAAAAGATTCCGAAGGGAACACCTTGGTCACAGTATGCTCGAGGATTTA TCGTCGCGTGTGTTTTCGGATCATTTTGACTCTCCATGGCTGGATAGAACTATTGGAGGTTCTTCTTCATGCGTAGATTTTACGCATTCTCCAAGCTCTTCAAATCGATCATTGATTGG GCGAATTGGCAGCAACCGAAGCAATTCTTCCAGCCTCAGCTCTAAAACAAAAGCTATACTCAGTCATCTCGAACGAATAAATACCCCTGCTCGTGcaa CTCGTAAACTGCCGGTTATGCGTGGTTCAACAGTGCCATCAGAACGCTGGGCGCCGTTGCACATCGGAGTTGCTCCTCCTTTAATTCGATCAAGTGCTACGGTGCCATCACGTATTCAGCTTCTGTCTACATCCCTTGCTTCTCAACGAAAGCCGTACTG GCGTGACATAACGAGAAAGGGAcaagagaaggagaaaagttCAGCCAGAAAAGACGTTGGCGAACCTTCTAAGGAGACATCAGTTCCTGTT GTGCATCCATTGTTTGATTTGGAATATGGTACTGCTAATGCGGTATCCAGTGTATCTACGAAAAGAGGACAGGAACAGAGcacttctgcttcattggttaaagtgcaaaaacaaacagaaaaaa ACAAggatgaaaggaaagagaaatctAACGTATTCAACGCATGTGAGCTCATTGACGAGGAAATGGATGGTGTTGACAACGACGAC TCAGACGAGCTAACATTCGCCCCACCGACGAAGGCTACACCATCTGTGGGCGCTACGGATGACGTGTCCTTTTCATTTGCTGCTCCTATTGAGCGGTTACCTGGACAAAATGTTAGCTCTCATGCGATGGTCGGCGAGAAAAGTGGAAGCGAGTCGGACGGAGAAGAGAGTAACTGTGGCGAATCGGCTGGTGATCAGAGTAGTTCGACATCCGATGAGGAGGAACTTCCTTCTTCCGCTAAAGATGTGAAG ACTTCGCGCCCACCCACTGCGGCTGACAGTGAAACTTCTGCTGCCATTTCATCGAGCATTACCCCGGTGTCATCAAAGGACGTCTCACCGCAAACAAAGCCGGAATCTTCATGGGAATGCCCAGATTGCTTCATCACAAATAAG AACGTACTAGTTTGCGCTGCGTGTGGACACAATAAAGATGGatcaaaaaccacaaaaactcTGGTCTCCAACATATCTACATTTGGAAAGTCTGTGCCTACCACAGGAATCCAGTTTGGGATATCAGCAGAAAAGATGTCAAATGGTGGTTTCGACCAACCTAGTGGCACAAAACCAAGTGATGCGGCTCCTGCAAAAGCGTCTGCTCCTACGTTTGGTAGTACAGAACCTGCGGCCACTAGTGTTGCAAAGACGACGGATACAG ATACCTCGAAGACGCAGGAACCAAACAAGGAGCGTGCAGCATGGGAGTGCCCAGATTGTATGGTACAAAATAAG GCGACAGACGACAAATGTGTTTGCTGCGGACACGTGAAGTACAAGTCTGGCTCCGAAGAGTCGTCTGCTTCCAGCGTGTTTGGCAACCGTGCTTTCAAGCCTGCTCCATCATCAGGAT TTTCATTTGGATTTGGCGCCGGATCGAATGCAACGACCACTGCACCGGTCAAATTCGGTTTCGGAACTAACACGACTAAGGAAAACAGCGAAGTGAAGGCGAGTACTGGAATAACTTCCGCAGCTCCAGCAATTGCAGTTGATAGCAAACCCGCTAGTGTTATTTCTACGCAACCTGTGAAGGAAACTCAACCTGCGCTACTGAAGACAACATCTTCTC CTGCTTTTCTCACACCAGTGTCGAAAACGGAGGAGCCTAAGGCTCAGACACCTGCATTTACCTTAGg TGCCGGATCGTCGTTGTTTGGTGCAGGGGCGAAGCCACCATTGTTTGGTTCATCATCGACGTCAATGTTCAGTGCGTCGTCCTCCACCGGCTCGctacttcctttttcttcaacaaccCAGGCACCTACGTCTCAAACACCAGCAGTCACTGCCTCGGAGGCTGCCTCTACGACAACTTCAGCAGCGTTCACGTTTGGTGCTACGTCTGCAACAAATGCTCCGAAACCCTTTGGGTTGTTTGAGCCGAAGAAAGACGATACAACACTCTCTAGTAAAGCACCCACCTTTGGAAGTGGGTTAGTGTTCGGATCTGTATCAAATCCGCAAACCCAAGTTTCCTCCAGCGGTACCACTGCCGTAAGCTCGAGCACTGAAATATCAG CTGGTGCATCGTCGACATTGAGTGCTGGACTTTTCGGTGCTATGCCTAACAAGCCACTGTTCCCACCGTTTGGAACTTCTGTGGAAGCGCCGAAACCTTTGTTTGGTGCCTCTAGCAGCTCTGTAACAGAGCCCCCGAAGCCATCACTTTTTGGCGCTAGCCAAGTATCTTCGCCTCCAGAGGCTACCAAACCATCACTGTTTGGTGCTTCCGCGTCTGCTCCTGCCAGCAAGCCACTTTTTGGTGGTATGCCCGCTGCCCCCGCTGCTAACGGTGGCCTCAACTTCAATTTTGGAACAAAcaa CGCGTTCAGTGGTTTTGGTGCAGCTGCTTCTTCCACATCTGCTGCAGCTCCGTCGCTGTCTTCTAATTCATCGACCACATCGTTGTTTGGTGGTGCCCAGACAGCTCCTGATACATCCAA GCCATTCCAATTCAATGCCACTCTTCCTGATACTACGTTCCAGTTTGGGCAGGCTCCTCTCGCAGGTCCAGCTCCGTTCCAGTTTGGTTCTTCTCAACCCTCTGCACCTGCAGCGTCGT CTTTCGGAGCAACGGGTATCGCAGCGCCAGCAGCACCGAGCTCTAATTTCGCGTTCAC GTCAAGTAGCACGCGAAAAATGGTGGCTGCTCGGCGACGTCTGCCGCAACGGAAGTGA
- a CDS encoding hypothetical protein (NECATOR_CHRI.G3546.T1) — protein sequence MSEKDGWLSAVSKLFSSGQRPSNASPERRCFEMQEPPEECAVPKKDIISSNGSPSYGSGSKRGLRYLSPSVLDSSISKPSVSKPIPTEDIFTGSKTPSRKRLLAQDERPATAMDGLFFRDNPKRFRREHLGHSMLEDLSSRVFSDHFDSPWLDRTIGGSSSCVDFTHSPSSSNRSLIGRIGSNRSNSSSLSSKTKAILSHLERINTPARATRKLPVMRGSTVPSERWAPLHIGVAPPLIRSSATVPSRIQLLSTSLASQRKPYWRDITRKGQEKEKSSARKDVGEPSKETSVPVVHPLFDLEYGTANAVSSVSTKRGQEQSTSASLVKVQKQTEKNKDERKEKSNVFNACELIDEEMDGVDNDDSDELTFAPPTKATPSVGATDDVSFSFAAPIERLPGQNVSSHAMVGEKSGSESDGEESNCGESAGDQSSSTSDEEELPSSAKDVKTSRPPTAADSETSAAISSSITPVSSKDVSPQTKPESSWECPDCFITNKNVLVCAACGHNKDGSKTTKTLVSNISTFGKSVPTTGIQFGISAEKMSNGGFDQPSGTKPSDAAPAKASAPTFGSTEPAATSVAKTTDTGSVSITSQQQSATISSTDTSKTQEPNKERAAWECPDCMVQNKATDDKCVCCGHVKYKSGSEESSASSVFGNRAFKPAPSSGFSFGFGAGSNATTTAPVKFGFGTNTTKENSEVKASTGITSAAPAIAVDSKPASVISTQPVKETQPALLKTTSSPAFLTPVSKTEEPKAQTPAFTLGAGSSLFGAGAKPPLFGSSSTSMFSASSSTGSLLPFSSTTQAPTSQTPAVTASEAASTTTSAAFTFGATSATNAPKPFGLFEPKKDDTTLSSKAPTFGSGLVFGSVSNPQTQVSSSGTTAVSSSTEISAGASSTLSAGLFGAMPNKPLFPPFGTSVEAPKPLFGASSSSVTEPPKPSLFGASQVSSPPEATKPSLFGASASAPASKPLFGGMPAAPAANGGLNFNFGTNNAFSGFGAAASSTSAAAPSLSSNSSTTSLFGGAQTAPDTSKPFQFNATLPDTTFQFGQAPLAGPAPFQFGSSQPSAPAASSFGATGIAAPAAPSSNFAFTSSSTRKMVAARRRLPQRK from the exons ATGTCAGAGAAGGATGGTTGGCTTTCTGCTGTCAGCAAATTATTTTCTAGCG GTCAGCGTCCCTCCAACGCTTCTCCAGAAAGAAGGTGTTTCGAGATGCAGGAACCTCCGGAGGAATGCGCTGTTCCTAAGAAAGACATTATCTCATCGAATG GAAGCCCATCGTATGGTTCAGGTTCAAAACGAGGGCTTCGGTATCTTAGTCCCTCTGTGTTAGACAGCAGCATTTCCAAGCCAAGTGTGTCCAAACCTATTCCAACCGAAGACATTTTTACTGGCTCTAAAACTCCATCG CGCAAAAGATTGCTAGCACAAGATGAGCGTCCCGCTACGGCGATGGATGGGCTGTTCTTCCGTGATAATCCTAAAAGATTCCGAAGGGAACACCTTGGTCACAGTATGCTCGAGGATTTA TCGTCGCGTGTGTTTTCGGATCATTTTGACTCTCCATGGCTGGATAGAACTATTGGAGGTTCTTCTTCATGCGTAGATTTTACGCATTCTCCAAGCTCTTCAAATCGATCATTGATTGG GCGAATTGGCAGCAACCGAAGCAATTCTTCCAGCCTCAGCTCTAAAACAAAAGCTATACTCAGTCATCTCGAACGAATAAATACCCCTGCTCGTGcaa CTCGTAAACTGCCGGTTATGCGTGGTTCAACAGTGCCATCAGAACGCTGGGCGCCGTTGCACATCGGAGTTGCTCCTCCTTTAATTCGATCAAGTGCTACGGTGCCATCACGTATTCAGCTTCTGTCTACATCCCTTGCTTCTCAACGAAAGCCGTACTG GCGTGACATAACGAGAAAGGGAcaagagaaggagaaaagttCAGCCAGAAAAGACGTTGGCGAACCTTCTAAGGAGACATCAGTTCCTGTT GTGCATCCATTGTTTGATTTGGAATATGGTACTGCTAATGCGGTATCCAGTGTATCTACGAAAAGAGGACAGGAACAGAGcacttctgcttcattggttaaagtgcaaaaacaaacagaaaaaa ACAAggatgaaaggaaagagaaatctAACGTATTCAACGCATGTGAGCTCATTGACGAGGAAATGGATGGTGTTGACAACGACGAC TCAGACGAGCTAACATTCGCCCCACCGACGAAGGCTACACCATCTGTGGGCGCTACGGATGACGTGTCCTTTTCATTTGCTGCTCCTATTGAGCGGTTACCTGGACAAAATGTTAGCTCTCATGCGATGGTCGGCGAGAAAAGTGGAAGCGAGTCGGACGGAGAAGAGAGTAACTGTGGCGAATCGGCTGGTGATCAGAGTAGTTCGACATCCGATGAGGAGGAACTTCCTTCTTCCGCTAAAGATGTGAAG ACTTCGCGCCCACCCACTGCGGCTGACAGTGAAACTTCTGCTGCCATTTCATCGAGCATTACCCCGGTGTCATCAAAGGACGTCTCACCGCAAACAAAGCCGGAATCTTCATGGGAATGCCCAGATTGCTTCATCACAAATAAG AACGTACTAGTTTGCGCTGCGTGTGGACACAATAAAGATGGatcaaaaaccacaaaaactcTGGTCTCCAACATATCTACATTTGGAAAGTCTGTGCCTACCACAGGAATCCAGTTTGGGATATCAGCAGAAAAGATGTCAAATGGTGGTTTCGACCAACCTAGTGGCACAAAACCAAGTGATGCGGCTCCTGCAAAAGCGTCTGCTCCTACGTTTGGTAGTACAGAACCTGCGGCCACTAGTGTTGCAAAGACGACGGATACAGGTTCCGTTTCCATCACTTCGCAGCAGCAATCTGCTACCATCTCATCAACAGATACCTCGAAGACGCAGGAACCAAACAAGGAGCGTGCAGCATGGGAGTGCCCAGATTGTATGGTACAAAATAAG GCGACAGACGACAAATGTGTTTGCTGCGGACACGTGAAGTACAAGTCTGGCTCCGAAGAGTCGTCTGCTTCCAGCGTGTTTGGCAACCGTGCTTTCAAGCCTGCTCCATCATCAGGAT TTTCATTTGGATTTGGCGCCGGATCGAATGCAACGACCACTGCACCGGTCAAATTCGGTTTCGGAACTAACACGACTAAGGAAAACAGCGAAGTGAAGGCGAGTACTGGAATAACTTCCGCAGCTCCAGCAATTGCAGTTGATAGCAAACCCGCTAGTGTTATTTCTACGCAACCTGTGAAGGAAACTCAACCTGCGCTACTGAAGACAACATCTTCTC CTGCTTTTCTCACACCAGTGTCGAAAACGGAGGAGCCTAAGGCTCAGACACCTGCATTTACCTTAGg TGCCGGATCGTCGTTGTTTGGTGCAGGGGCGAAGCCACCATTGTTTGGTTCATCATCGACGTCAATGTTCAGTGCGTCGTCCTCCACCGGCTCGctacttcctttttcttcaacaaccCAGGCACCTACGTCTCAAACACCAGCAGTCACTGCCTCGGAGGCTGCCTCTACGACAACTTCAGCAGCGTTCACGTTTGGTGCTACGTCTGCAACAAATGCTCCGAAACCCTTTGGGTTGTTTGAGCCGAAGAAAGACGATACAACACTCTCTAGTAAAGCACCCACCTTTGGAAGTGGGTTAGTGTTCGGATCTGTATCAAATCCGCAAACCCAAGTTTCCTCCAGCGGTACCACTGCCGTAAGCTCGAGCACTGAAATATCAG CTGGTGCATCGTCGACATTGAGTGCTGGACTTTTCGGTGCTATGCCTAACAAGCCACTGTTCCCACCGTTTGGAACTTCTGTGGAAGCGCCGAAACCTTTGTTTGGTGCCTCTAGCAGCTCTGTAACAGAGCCCCCGAAGCCATCACTTTTTGGCGCTAGCCAAGTATCTTCGCCTCCAGAGGCTACCAAACCATCACTGTTTGGTGCTTCCGCGTCTGCTCCTGCCAGCAAGCCACTTTTTGGTGGTATGCCCGCTGCCCCCGCTGCTAACGGTGGCCTCAACTTCAATTTTGGAACAAAcaa CGCGTTCAGTGGTTTTGGTGCAGCTGCTTCTTCCACATCTGCTGCAGCTCCGTCGCTGTCTTCTAATTCATCGACCACATCGTTGTTTGGTGGTGCCCAGACAGCTCCTGATACATCCAA GCCATTCCAATTCAATGCCACTCTTCCTGATACTACGTTCCAGTTTGGGCAGGCTCCTCTCGCAGGTCCAGCTCCGTTCCAGTTTGGTTCTTCTCAACCCTCTGCACCTGCAGCGTCGT CTTTCGGAGCAACGGGTATCGCAGCGCCAGCAGCACCGAGCTCTAATTTCGCGTTCAC GTCAAGTAGCACGCGAAAAATGGTGGCTGCTCGGCGACGTCTGCCGCAACGGAAGTGA